The DNA sequence gcttctctgctctgcaaaatgGCGAACGCCCTCCTGGCAAGAAGGGCGTTCTTGCCACATTTgccgctttgcagagcagagaagcaccTGGAAGCCTGGAGAATCCCTTCAGTTAAATAGAAAATATATGACAAATCTATAGTAGCAAGAAAGCCACCTCAGGTCATgttgtatactgtatataaatatttatatcttcTATGATAAACTGGAGCGGGGAATAGCACAGAGTTTATAGGGATGAGGATGAAATGTCAAGCCCATGACAGGCTCTTTACTCAGTTCTTTCACTCCTTCTGGCAGCTGGAGCCTGAAGACCCTGATCAGGTTggtgaagaaaaggaaaagctcCATCTTGGCCATCTGCTCCCCCAAACAAGCTCGAGCACCTGAAAGAGAGGGGAAGTGAGAAAACAGCAAGTGAGCAAAAACCTGTCCTTCCTATTCTCCAGCAATTATGttattcatggaatcatagaactggaagaattcaagagccatccagtccaaatcacAAAATGGAACAGAAAGAAAACATCCTTTAAAAATACAGTCTGTAAAGCCAACAGAATAATGAAGACCATGTGCACAGCTTAGGATAGAAACTTGGGCTTCATTGCAGGGCCTCTGATGACTCTCCTCTAATGTGGCCAGTGTACGTAGTCCTTCAAATAATTCAATCATAAATCATTACAAAATCTTAGGAGACAATTAGATGAAAGGATAGAACTGCTTATTAAGAAGAATACAATTTTTTCTTAAATTTAGGGCAAGGCCACACATTTGCAATCAGTGTcatcactagggttggtgtcacccagtaTGGTAACTCATGATATCAACCCCCACTGACCTTCTCCCATACCAAAACATACTAtaactgaagggaccataagccagaaaatagtaaacttttgcatatacagctttgcctctgcatatatcatattagcctttttatatagacaatgtaaacattttgcatgaaccaaagtagtacgtgtaacaaaggacctgtgcccctccctttcttttcgagctggtgcttttctccagaaagttccaaggacagaagcaagctcagagtaaacaagttaggtcactgATACCACCTGTGCCAAAGTAGTTGTGGAGGTGAAGAAGTCTATTggtaattggtcaagtttagataagccatgatatatattctttgtttactgcaCCATGCTTCGCAGTGGCCATTTGCAAGTACAgacctttgtgtgtgtatggctgttcGCCTGTCATAACtatgataaaaataaatactttgcTTTTGAACTCTCTCCTGAGACTGGATTTTCTGCCTGATTGCCTCCTGAGAGCCAGAACCCTTTGAGATAAATTGCCTTACATAACATTAtagttaaaataccagaaaatttgacaAGACCCATGAGTATATTAAAACCAGCAGTGACAAAACAACATTGCATGCTTGTAGGTTGCACAGATGAAATCGTGTAATCTGACGTTTAATTTTAACTGAGTAATGATGACAGCTGTGTCAAAATATAAGTTAGTGTTTTAGCCTTGTTGGCATATTGATAAATTACATGCAAGCTGGGCTTACAAAAAAAGGTTTTTGTGGTTATATAATATTGCAGGAATATTTCTGCtaaataatacatttctgcttaaaaaccacaTGTCAAATTTATAGACAAGTGTTTTGGGGTCACCCAATGTGGTTCACATCCCccttgcacacatacacacactctttgCAATGAGTAAACCCATCTTTTTACTTACACCAGGGTTTTCCTAGAGAGACAGCTTCAGCAATGAGACAGATGCAAATTAAGCATGTGTTTATCTTTCAGTGCCAAACAAAGCACACCTCCATGCAAAATAAACATGTAAGAACAACCATATGCCATGATAAACAGAGGCGTTTTAGCAGCTGGGGAAGCACCTCCTCAAAACATGCTGAATAATAGCTCGTTTGATTTGGAGTGAGATCCAGTGCAAACCTCCCATTGTTTAATttatcttaccaagcattattgtcttttctagtgagtacTGTCTTCTTGCGAAATGTCCGAAATACAACAGCCACAGTTTTGCCAatttggcttctaggaagagtaCATGCATGAATTGCTCTAAGACAGATTTATTTATCTTTCTAGCAGTCCGTGGCATCCGTAGACTTCTCCACATTTCAAAGGAGTTGACTTTCTTACCTGCGCCAAATGGCAAAAATTCTTCTCTGGCTACAAAATTCCCATCCTTGTCCAAAAAATGACTTGGGTTGAACTCTTCAGGGGTTTCCCAGTGCTTGGGATCCAGAAGAACTGAGCGCAAATCTGTGATGACCATGGTTttctaaaagcaaacaaaaaaaaaatcattcaggaGGATACTTCCAGAAAAGTACTGTTTTTTGACTCAGTATTGCAAACTAAAATATCTATGCCTTGTAATCTGTCTCTCCCAAGCAAAATATATATTCTCATACATatgttggaaaataataataacaacaaactgTCCTTGTGTTGTTATCAGCGGAAGATTTATGCAATGAGAGCAGAGAGACATCAAACAGGCTGGGGCAAGAATGATCTTTGCATTCCTATAACTTTGCAGTGATAACATCTCCTTCATGAGCCAATAAAAACTCTGCCAACGTATTATACTTTACTTTCAATGCTCTTCCTTGACTCTACTATATAGTCTTTTGGAAATGAAGAAGATATTGGTATAttaaggcaatggcaaatttctTCTAAACAAACCTTTCAAAGAAAAACCCTCAGGGTTGCAAAAGGTTGGAAACGTCTTGGAGGCACgccacaacaaaattaaataatttttttaaaaatgccaggcTTTAGGTGCCTccagtcaggcctgtagcgagggggggggggggttaggggttcaacccccccccccgaaatttttcaggttataaaaaaaacctggtttactcatgaattttaactggttaaccaaatccccatgctaagtctatgagacacaaaacattaagagtccctccaggcactatctcaagcagatattgacaggtttgtagcggggaggagtgtgtgctaggggttaacccccccccccccgaaattttcaaaacccctcctgaaatttttttctggctacggccctgcctccaGTCACTGTAAATCACATAACATGCAGCAAAGTCCATCatagtttttgaggttagctagGGTTAGGCCTGGAGCAACAGTGGAGTTGAACTGTGGAGAAGGAAGATAACATTATTTTGGGAATATTCCAATGGCACTGAGATTATACAACAGTGGTGTGTTGAACTGATAGCATAAGAATATTATTTTACGAGACAagataggcaaaggtaaaggtttcctctgacgttaagtccagtcatgtccgactctgggggttggtgctcatctccatttctaagccgaagagctggtgttgtccgtagacacctccaaggtcatgtggctggcatgactgcatggagcaccgttaccttaccactggagcagtacctattgatttactcacatttgcattttttcaaactgctaggttggcagaagctggagctaacaacgggtgctcactccgctctctggattcgaacctgtgaacttttggtctgcaagttcagtagctcagtgctttaacatgctgcgccactgggcGCTCCCATGAGAAGAGATAAAATCCTTAAATCATGTACTGAAAGGAACTCATCcacacaaatatattttaatctgtgtttGGCATTTAAACTTTTATCCCATGTCATTAGGCAGTTGGGATGCTGTGCATATTTGCTAGACTACATTTTTTTCAATTTCAGTTTTTTGAGGGGGAGAATGAGCTTCTCGATTATCAAAACTTGTAATGCATAGTTGTTATAGTGTCATCCTTAGATGTCCTTTGTTCTTGCGATACAAAAATGAAGCCATATCACTCTTCTGTACCTTGGGAATAGTGAAACCTCGCATGGTCACATCGGCTGCACTTCGTCTGGGGATCCCAACCGGTAGCATAAATTTGGCACGAAGCACCTCATGAATCACAGCATTGGTGAAGGGCAGTTTGTGCCGATCTTGGTAGCAGATTGAGTGGGAAGAACCAAAAACACTGACCATCTCCTTGTATACTTTTTCTGGGGAAAATAGGAGAAAGGACATTTTTTCTTGAATTGTAAAGTCTTATCTAAACTGCACAGGTTATCCTATATCTCATGCCTACGTCACGTCTAAGTCCTCACCTTGGATGTCTGGATAAACCACCATGAGGAGCAGAGCCCATTGCAAAGCAGTGGCAGTCGTCTCAGTGCCGGCTATGAAGAGGTCCAGAATACATTCTGCTAGGTTTGCATCGTCATAGGTAGAGTTGGGGTCATCTTTGCTCTGttaaaaaataaagcaagaaATATTGTGTAAAACCAATTGCACACTGTACTTCAAAGCTTATTGATTGTTTTTGAGGAGGGATATCAAATGCAGATAACCACGTGTTGAGATCGTAATCTATGATAGTTATCAGAGGGGAAAGAGAACTTTAAGGCTGCTTAAGAATTGAGGCCTTGGGAAGACATGGAAGAGAGCATTTTCAGCCGTGGCCCTCTAAATGTGGAATGTCTTCTCCTTGGAGACCCAAATGGTGCCAATCCTGGTTTCATTCTGGTTTCAAGTAAGAACATTGCTTTTTTTAATTAATATCTTTGGGAACTAATTGGCTTATTCCAAAATGCATGTGGTTTTTAAGCCccttttcagatttatttatttatggtatttatattccgcccttctcaccccgaaggggactcagggcagatcacattatatacatatagggcaaacattcaatgcccatatacacatagaactgagatagagacagacagacgcagaggcaatttaaccttctcctgaggggatgttcgattctggccacaggggggagcagctgcttcatcatccactctgaccgcacttcctcattccaatgtcgtaaattagttaaatttgcctccccactttttataagtggtaccttatttcctacttgatagatgcaactatctttcgggttgctaggtcagcaatgagcaggggctattttttttaattgatgggtgctcatcctgccacaggctggcctcgaactcatgacctcatggtcagagtgatttattgcagctggctgttcACCAGCATGTGCCACAGCCCTGCTCCAGATTGCAATTGAACATCCTTTTTGTTTGAAATTCCAAAttgtttaattgattttaattgtaggctactaaggagccccagtggcgaagtgagttaaagcgctgagctggagactgaaaggtcccaggttcaaaccccgggagtggcgtgagcagccgctgttagctccagctcttgccaacctagcagttcgaaaacatgccaatgtgagtagatcaataggtactgctccagcggaaaggtaacggcgctccatgcagtcatgccagccacatgacctggaggtgtctacggacaacgccggctcttcagcttagaaattgagatgagcaccaacccccagagtcagacatgactggacttaacgtcaggggaaacctttacctatacgaTATATAATAAGTGTTGCTGCAGGCTTTCAAGTCAATCCTTTCTGAATAATGGCAAGAAACCCCAGCGATAGGTTTGCCCCAAGATTGCTAAAAGTAAGAAAAGACTTGAAAAACTTGAAGGTAAACACACACCACTCCAGAGTCTTTTTGGCACCAGGTGTGGGGATTTGTATAACGTTTTATAACTTTCATGAAACCAAAAATATTTCTGAGCAGAATAATTTTCTGAAATATTCCTTGATGTGCACATGTGAGGCAAAAGCTGTGCCAAACTCCAGCCTGTGTGGTATTTTTTCCAACCAGGTTTCCAGTGTGTCAGGAAGCGCAATTTTTGCTCTTGAAATGAATGATGGAAATTTTTTTCCACCCCTCACATTAACCACTGGAAATTTGCACCCATCTTCCAAGTGCTCCAAGATCAGTGATAGGAACTAAATGAAATTAAGTTAGGGATTACTGTAAGTTAGAACCCCAGAGAAGAAAAAACATTAACTTAATTGACCTTTTTCTAAACTAGATGTCCACCCAGTCTACTGATCAAGGCAGAATCTGCAGTGCAAGATGTAACCAAAACATGTACAACAGGAGGCTGCCTTTACTGCCTATACTTTGGCAATAAAATGAAAAGCACAAATATAAGATAGGTGACACCTGGCCTGAGAACAGTTCATGGGAAAGGGATCTATGAGTCTTagtggaccacaagctgaacatgagtcaacagtgttatGCAGCaaccaaaaaagccaatgtgattctaggctgcatcaataggaatatagtgtctagatcgaggtaagtcatagtcccactctgttttgctttggtcaggcctcctCTGAAATAAGACTGTGTCtgtttcaagaaggatattgataataTAGAAGGTGTCcaaagaagggtgaccaaaatgatcaaaagtctagaAGCCAAGCTCTACAACAAGCTAGGTTTGGTTTGGAAAAAGTAAGGTTGAAAGGGGATGGAATAACTATGTTTAaatatgaaaggatgtcacattgaggaggaggcaaTCTTATTTTCTGCTCTGAGTCCtggtttcaaatggcaggaaataagattccacctaaacattaaggggAAAAGCCcttatggtaagagctgttcagcagtgggatatGATGCCTTATAGTGTgttagaggtttttaagcaaagcctggatggccctctgtcaggaatgctttgaatgtgtttttctgcatggcagggggttggactggttggcccttgGGTCTCTTCCATTTCTATAATCCTATGATCTGAATCAAGAGTGATTATTATGCCGACTTCAGTGTGAGCTGCATGCTATTTGGGCACAAGATAGGAAAACATCTTGAGATGATGCTGGAGGCTCACTTTCTCTATTTGGAGTAGATAATAATCGATGAAATCCCGAGGCTCGTGGAGGGACTGTTGCTCCTTATGCTTCTTGATCTCTTTCTTTGTAAACGAAAGCACCAGCTTTGCAGAGTTTTGTGCCTTATGTTGAGGCCCTGGGAGTTTTTTCATCAGCCATGGAAATATTTCAGTGAGCTACAGGGAGtagaaaagagaaaaaacttccatgtattatcattatttgaTTTGCATTCATTTTTCTCACAAATAATGCCAATCGGTTTGGCATAAGttctatcacaggcatgggcaaactttggccctccaggtgttttggactgcaactcccacaattcctaacagcctaccggctgttaggaattgtgggagttgcagtccaaaacaccaggagggccaaagtttgcccatgcctgctctatcagATAAACTTTGGAGATGGGTGTTTATAAATTCTGTATTCTATCACACTTGAAACATGAAGAAATctccccatctatatatataaaagagtgatggcatcacggcgacccacaaaacaacaaaactacagaccccccaacctcgaaatttgacaacacaacccatcatccacggctctaggttgatacaacaaaaagaaaagaaaaataaagtcctaattagagagagaggaataattgcttttatccaattgctgccagttagaagtctaagctcctccaacttggtctcctagcaacctaataaaaaataattaaaaacactgaaaaataattaaaaacactaaaaaattaacacaataaaatactataacagaaaataactaaaaataatacaaaaaataataaaatataataaaaagataacttacaataaaatttattttaaaaaatacaaatacagtagagtctcacttatccaagctaaacgggccggcagaagcttggataagtgaatatcttggataataaggagggattaaggaaaagcctattaaacatcaaattagcttatgattttacaaattaagcaccaaaacatcatgttatacaacaaatttgacagaaaaagtagttcaatatgcagtaatgttatgttgtaattactgtatttacgaatttagcaccaaaatatcacgatatattgaaaacattgactacaaaaatggcttggataatccagaggcttggataagcgaggcttggataagtgagactctactgtaacgtcaaataaaaattacacaatttttaaccaataccaccaccactttgccacagcaacgcgtggccgggcacagctagttctctatataaagaaacaaacaattgTTAGTAGTCCTTGTAAGAAGTGGACTGGACAAAGTTCCCAACCTTCCATGCCAGGCTAGGAATGGATCCACACTCCACAGCTATAGCACTACAATTCCATTTCAGCTCTCaccctgtggaatcttgggaattgtagtttagtaaCAAAGTTAGAATTCTGTGGTCCTGCAGACCAAGATACAGCGTGAAACTTATAATCTGT is a window from the Anolis carolinensis isolate JA03-04 chromosome 3, rAnoCar3.1.pri, whole genome shotgun sequence genome containing:
- the LOC107983914 gene encoding cytochrome P450 2J2, which produces MAGIWGVLLILLLVFLIRHYLKQLRSHRSYPPGPFPLPIIGGLWRTGIRLSPDLLIKLAKQYGNIYTIWVGSYPVVVLSGFQTVKEGLVTHSEGFSGRPVTPLLKETFKAKGIVLSNGHTWKQQRRFGAVTMRNLGLGKKGMEHQIEEEAQQLVEIFAHAKGQPLDPLLPITNAVSSLICVLSFGYRFLLEDEEFQKMMEAADFLLKFGGSFTHGLTEIFPWLMKKLPGPQHKAQNSAKLVLSFTKKEIKKHKEQQSLHEPRDFIDYYLLQIEKSKDDPNSTYDDANLAECILDLFIAGTETTATALQWALLLMVVYPDIQEKVYKEMVSVFGSSHSICYQDRHKLPFTNAVIHEVLRAKFMLPVGIPRRSAADVTMRGFTIPKKTMVITDLRSVLLDPKHWETPEEFNPSHFLDKDGNFVAREEFLPFGAGARACLGEQMAKMELFLFFTNLIRVFRLQLPEGVKELSKEPVMGLTFHPHPYKLCAIPRSSLS